The Anas platyrhynchos isolate ZD024472 breed Pekin duck chromosome 3, IASCAAS_PekinDuck_T2T, whole genome shotgun sequence genome includes a window with the following:
- the COX7A2L gene encoding cytochrome c oxidase subunit 7A2-like, mitochondrial: MYYRFSGVTQRLVGAAASAAYSPQGLKPIVSTESPALIFGTTTKLASDLPATDSFLGKNKVPDLQKIFQKADGLPVHLKRGVPDRLLYRTTMALTIGGTIYCLVALYMASQPRNQK, from the exons ATGTATTACCGCTTCAGCGGCGTCACGCAGCGCCTGGTCGGGGCGGCCGCCTCCGCCGCATACAGCCCGCAG GGACTCAAACCAATAGTTTCCACTGAATCCCCAGCTCTGATTTTTGGGACAACAACTAAACTTGCTTCAGATTTACCAGCAACTGATTCTTTCTTGGGTAAAAACAAGGTGCCAGACCTACAGAAAATTTTTCAG AAAGCAGATGGACTGCCAGTACACCTGAAACGAGGAGTTCCAGATAGGCTGCTTTATCGGACCACTATGGCTCTAACAATAGGCGGGACTATCTACTGTCTAGTGGCACTCTACATGGCCTCACAACCAAGAAACCAAAAGTAA